ACCCCTGCAGAGAACTCACTCCGTTCTGCACATTTGTTATACATTATTAAATGCAGAGACAAATGGAAGGTTATATCAAATGTCCACTGCATAGTTTATATAACTTCTTTTCTGGTTCATTTATTGTGAAAAGAAAAGTTCAAATCAgacaatatttaatcatttatggGATACATTGGCAAGCAACTAATGCTCACCTAGTTTGACTAATTAGCAGTTGCATCAATAAGTTGGGGATATTAATTTTCTCTTGGCATACTCATGTTAGAATCAGGCACACAATAACCAGCCACTTGTCCAAACCTATGCTAAGCAACACATATTGTACCAGCAACTAATACTGTAACACTAGAAGAATGAAATCACACACATGATGAATCACGTCACCCAAGCCCTTGGTTTAGGGGATACTCATCACCAGTTCCACCACAAATGCAAAGTGTTCTATTCATATTGGCCATACATCATGATCTGGGGCTTTGTTTGATTTTCCACACACCAATGAAAAAGGGTAGCATCACTATATTTCTATCAGTGTAAAATTTTTACCATCATTTATAAGGAAGACTTAACGTATTCTTAGACAGATCATttgttaaagatattttaagaGAAAAGGACTATCATCCAATAGTCATGCAACATCCAAATAATCTCGATGGACAAACATTAACCAAATATGGacaaatcaaaatattctaGGTTGTTTagtaaagtttttttcttcctgcttacaataaaaaataatcatataaggcaataaaaacaaagaacaaGTATTAATTAAATGCATGCTCTCCCACTGCACATTATTGTAAAAACAATTTTCTGGTAATTTCTCTTAGTCTAGATCATTAATGTTATTTCAAGAACAGTTCCATGTCATTGCATTGTTTGGTGGAAGGTATAATCAACTTTTTGTCCAGCCATAGTATATGCAAAGCATGTGTCTAAGTGGATCTGACCATAATTCTCATCATGTTAAAAAAGATGCATGTCGATGTATGAAGTTAAAAAAACAGATGGCCATAGCTATTGTTAGTTTCACAAGTTTTAAGGAAAGTTTTTGTAATGAGAAAAGAATTTAAGAAGAAATAAACCAGAGTCCTATGCAGACActattaataaacaataataaaaatctgATACATTCTCTCTTCTTGAATATACAGCCCCAATTAGTTCCTCAATTCTTAACTTCTCGTGGTTTTAGAACTAAACAATAACTTGAAAGCCTCAACTCTAATACAAGGGCAGGCTACATACAAAGTTACAGTGTTTAAAAGATGGCTTAGAGCTTTTACATGATAGAGTAGAAACTGCACATATGCTATAGAAATGGCTGCCCTTATCACCCAACAAGTTTATTCCCTTTACCAATATCACTGGCATCAGCATTTCTAAAAGGTTTTTCCCAATTTATTACttgtataaaaaaatcatttttttggCCTCCTAAAGGACTTCCTACAAATCCATCATAGTAaagctgtatatatatatatatatatgacattaagctgaaatcttattttcttGCTTACATTTCCTCAAGTAGGTGATGTTCAAGTTTTACTTACATTTCTAAGACCCTTTAAGCTTTGCCAAAAATCAATTAACACCATATGCAATGCCTTCTCTACTCCATAAACAATGCAAGCATTCAATTTTTACAAGAAAAACCATAAATTTCAAAAGCAAGTCATCACACGGATAATCATCAACCACTCAACACTAAGTAATGAAGACAATTCAAGAAACTTATTGCGCAAACaattcacaaaattaaaaaatgccCTTGATTTATCTCGATCAGAATAACAgcattaacaatttaaaaatagagAGAGTAAGAATTACCTCAGCACAAACATCTACGACTGTATCAAGGTCATTTCCAAATGTCTCTGTTTCGTTAGACAGCTTCTTTAAAAGCTCAGCCCTAAACTTGCGAGTctccttttaaaataaaattgaacaaaaataaaagttgtGATACATAAATACAGATGTCGATTGcaatacaaacatatatatacaagtaCTTACAGCGTCAGCAAATTCAGGGATTGGGTCAGGGTAACTGTATTTCTGGGGAGGGGAGGCTCTAGGAGTGGAGTTGAGCTTGgctgaagaagagaaagaaaacgaTGAATATGGAGGAGGGTGTAGATTAATGAAGGGGGTGGTTAGGGTCAGAGTTGTGATGAATGGCGTTTTGGCGGGAGTGACTGCAAGTGAAGCGTTGAAGTTGAAGATGTTGAGGGCCATCAGTGAGTTTGGGTTAACTGACTGACTAGTAACATCTTAAGTTCTTCACTAGgcagaggatttattcccacccaaatatTACTGTTTTTTCAAGTATTTactgtttaattttaaaaagactTTTTACCCATCTGCGGGCgcttaaatttaacttaatctATTAGTCTtaggattttattattttttcttcttaaactctaaaaactaatgaTTTCTctcaaagtcaaattttaacaaataacatttttccttctAGGGTTTGGTTTGCATTCttcgacggcttctccctcttAAAGTTTTCTTTCTATTTGACGGTCTCTCTCTTCCTATATCTCCCTTTGATCGGTCGGTTGTCTCATTGTCTTCTAAAAAGATAAAGACGAGAGATCTCATCTTTATCCAGGAAGACAAAGCCAAGAGCTTCGTCTTCCTATCATCGTCTTTCACCTTGGACAACTACCCAAAGGGATATGGGGAGAGAGAGACCACTAGATGGAGAAAAAACCttgggagggagaagccgtcaaAGAATGCAAACCAAACCTTGGgggaaaaaaactattattttttaaaacttaacttaaAGAGGAAATCgctagtttttagggtttatgggagaaaatgaaataaaattttagtttatttttaatattataggtaaaatgataattttacccttaaaattaacagatttaacaATCCATAGGTGGGTAAAAGggttttttcaaagttaaatagtggaaacttgagaaaacaatattcattgggtgggaataagtcctttaacCTCTTAACTATATGCAAATTAGTCTTTTCGtttaactattattattattatatattatatacaattttcaattatacataaatgatatatactgtatatgatatgattttaaataaaaaataaaataatattcaatcgtatcatgaatattattatattaattatatatgcaATATATGTGATtttacacaaatatataaaatatcatcaaataatattcaatcgtatcatcacatattatttgtgtatctaattatatattaaaaatatgtacatataaccTTACTCATTACTAATATACAAAGCTAATTCACTCTAAACTATGTAATTTAGCACATTTCAACCATTCTTGTTTTTgatatcttttattaaaagCAATTTGGATAGGCCATAGGATTTTATGGATACATATGTCATTTAAACAAATTCAGAAAATTTCTTAACTCCAAAATTGAAACTTCAATAGAAATTCAAAATACTCATGCTTTTTAGAACCAAAATTTCCAGTCAATATATTGGGTTTACTTAAACTTCCATTAGGATGGCTCAAAAATCAGGTTTCAATAAGAGAGAAGCTTGGGTTTACATATAAAAGTGATCATATATTTTACTTGATAAGGATATCCTGATATAAAAGTTAATACAATTAATAGagtattataattttcaatataaagaCTTAAGTTCaaacttctttcatttttataaaatcttaacaAAGTCTGAATTTGAATCTTTGTcacatttaaaaaatcttaatttatgtAATGCAGTGattataagtgttattttaaGAGATTTCAAGTGggcataaaatatatttataaataaataaaaatgtgtaaAAATCACAGAAAAGGTGTCGTGGTGTAGTTGGTTATCACGTCAGTCTAACACACTGAAGGTCTCCGGTTCGAGTCCGGGCGACGCCATGTCAGGTATTATTTTTGGGCCGAACATGCCATTCTTTATCTGGTTAATTTCAGCGATACTTCTATTTGACCTtataataaaatagatttatgaAATTCAATTACGTGACTTTGCATAATTATGTCACATTATAGAATCATTAAATGAAGTACAGTAGTAGTAGACGATTTTGTGCATATAAACCATATGATAGCCATAATGTTAGACGGTCATTCATTCTCTATAGACATGGGCTCTTATTATGAGATTTTGGATACCCATTGACATTAAATTCCATCTCAAACCGTTCGCTAGAACAAGATATACATAAGCATCCAAAATTCAAGTCACTGGCTTGAAAATGACCTCCAAACCACTCCCCGTCCCCCAAAAATATCACGAAGAGAAGATAAGGCAAAATTATCAACATAAATTGTTATGTGCATGCTCTATTTTTACAAGGACTAGGAGCAGAATTACTTTGCTGCCCACTTCTATCCATACCCTGCAAATCCCTTTAATTCCGAAGCCTCAAGCAGTATCGGTCAAACTGATTGGTGTCttattatgtatacaaaatgCCAAAATATCCTTCACGGGCAAACATATTTTAGCACCAAATTATTCAAAGCAAGCACAGTTTCCAATCATATTCATTCCAAGCTGTGTTTCACAGTCACTTTGATGAGTTGGATATATATGTGCTGCCAAAAGAGACTGAACCAAGTAAAGATTTAACAGAAATGGGTACAATCAACAGAGAGGGATGGTACAGATGAAAGGCTGCAATGTGTAAGTAAATAATTCAGTGATAATTTGCAGAATTTAGACTGCAGAGAAACTAGAGTGATATTGAGCATGTGATTGGATTGCCCCACAAGTTTGCTAACAACCAGAAAATTAAACATGCTGCTCTTCTTAGGCCCAGATCTTTATCCTGCTAACCATCTTCCAGTTCAACTCCTGATTCTTGATGCAAATCTTCCTTTCATTCCAGATTCTATTACTGCAGATAAACATAATTGGtcataagaaaaacaatattcGAGGGGAAAATGCATTGTCAAATTACGGAAATTAATAgtcaaaaaggaaaagaaagaaactatatataaaaaatataacaatgaCACAAATGCTAGGCTGTATTGGCCCTATGAAACTTACCAGTTTTCATATGTCGACATATAGCAAGCAGTCcttgatttgatattttgtaGAGTTGGGTGGTGGGGTTTGTGTTCATTGTTCCATGGATGTTGGCATTAGGTTTCTAAAGCGAGCTATAGCTTTCTCTAGACTCTGTGCGTTGATTGACACTCTCCAAATAGTCAAAATTGAGAGGCTGAGAGTTGAGTATTTCTTGAAGCCAGTTGGGTTTGTGATTGGTAGTTGGCAGATTATTTGCATTTGAAAGTTCACATTACAGTGCTTCTCCATTCAATGTTTTCCTCaactttttaatgttaattattttccttCGGTTGTCGTTTCGTTGTTGAACTACAACATGAAaggattatttaataaataattataatgctGAAAATAAGTGTTTGAGAAGGAGCCCTGATTATGGACAAAGCTGGTTTGGCATTTGTGTAACATAAAACCAAATCCAAGACTCTTTGTTTCGTCAATGTAAAATTTAGGTACAAGGTCAGTCCATCGAAGCGGTTTAATATGTCAATGAAGTTGACATAATGGACGATATCAAACCTAACTCTTGgggatacatatatataaaaacaaatttatgctTTAatgcttatttattttttatgttgataaaACATTTATAAGATTGGGATTTATGTTGGAGATACGTACAAATGTATATGTATAGCTCTAGGAAGTAGAAATGTCTCCATCTATAGTATGTGTGATGAAGTTCCACTAATTTAGTATGaatatattttcacaaaaatgtTGGGCTATGTATGATCTTTCTCTTtcaataagtatatatattttggttcgatttcaataataatttaatcaacCAATGGATTAGGGCATGCATGGGTGTTTAGGTAGAATCTACAAGTTTTAGCCACTTCAAAAGGAAGATATATTATAGACAAGAATTATGGtaatctaaataattaataaccAAACTAAAGCATGCTAAAGAAGAACATAATGGAGGAGGTTCGATATTAAGTTGATACCATAGTCAGTAAAGCATTATGAATATCTTGGTACTTTCACTAGGATCATCATTATTGGCACtcttttgtattaataaataaacaactcAAAATTAACTAGCAAATGACCTAAAATTCAAAACGACTGTCCAATGGGGTTAGGGTTAGGCTTAGAAATGTCCAATCGG
This sequence is a window from Mangifera indica cultivar Alphonso chromosome 5, CATAS_Mindica_2.1, whole genome shotgun sequence. Protein-coding genes within it:
- the LOC123217746 gene encoding protein PLASTID REDOX INSENSITIVE 2, chloroplastic-like isoform X3, producing MALNIFNFNASLAVTPAKTPFITTLTLTTPFINLHPPPYSSFSFSSSAKLNSTPRASPPQKYSYPDPIPEFADAKETRKFRAELLKKLSNETETFGNDLDTVVDVCAEEYGGPGTLLVEPFADMLIALRERKLPGAPLAARTSLLWAQNNIDKDWEIWNSISNPHM
- the LOC123217746 gene encoding protein PLASTID REDOX INSENSITIVE 2, chloroplastic-like isoform X6; the protein is MALNIFNFNASLAVTPAKTPFITTLTLTTPFINLHPPPYSSFSFSSSAKLNSTPRASPPQKYSYPDPIPEFADAETRKFRAELLKKLSNETETFGNDLDTVVDVCAEYFPAPGVWRTRHITSGAFRGHVDCSKGKKITWSSLGCTDIPAMGSKQY
- the LOC123217746 gene encoding protein PLASTID REDOX INSENSITIVE 2, chloroplastic-like isoform X4 — its product is MALNIFNFNASLAVTPAKTPFITTLTLTTPFINLHPPPYSSFSFSSSAKLNSTPRASPPQKYSYPDPIPEFADAETRKFRAELLKKLSNETETFGNDLDTVVDVCAEEYGGPGTLLVEPFADMLIALRERKLPGAPLAARTSLLWAQNNIDKDWEIWNSISNPHM
- the LOC123217746 gene encoding protein PLASTID REDOX INSENSITIVE 2, chloroplastic-like isoform X2 codes for the protein MALNIFNFNASLAVTPAKTPFITTLTLTTPFINLHPPPYSSFSFSSSAKLNSTPRASPPQKYSYPDPIPEFADAETRKFRAELLKKLSNETETFGNDLDTVVDVCAEIFSIFLHQEYGGPGTLLVEPFADMLIALRERKLPGAPLAARTSLLWAQNNIDKDWEIWNSISNPHM
- the LOC123217746 gene encoding protein PLASTID REDOX INSENSITIVE 2, chloroplastic-like isoform X5, translating into MALNIFNFNASLAVTPAKTPFITTLTLTTPFINLHPPPYSSFSFSSSAKLNSTPRASPPQKYSYPDPIPEFADAKETRKFRAELLKKLSNETETFGNDLDTVVDVCAEYFPAPGVWRTRHITSGAFRGHVDCSKGKKITWSSLGCTDIPAMGSKQY
- the LOC123217746 gene encoding protein PLASTID REDOX INSENSITIVE 2, chloroplastic-like isoform X1 codes for the protein MALNIFNFNASLAVTPAKTPFITTLTLTTPFINLHPPPYSSFSFSSSAKLNSTPRASPPQKYSYPDPIPEFADAKETRKFRAELLKKLSNETETFGNDLDTVVDVCAEIFSIFLHQEYGGPGTLLVEPFADMLIALRERKLPGAPLAARTSLLWAQNNIDKDWEIWNSISNPHM